A region of Elusimicrobiota bacterium DNA encodes the following proteins:
- a CDS encoding site-2 protease family protein translates to MDLLIGGLGVVFAFGLVVFVHEFGHFIVAKKSGVRVDRFSFGLGPEMFGFQWGETRYCVAWIPLGGEVRMAGEMEPGGDPKAVRDPREFFAKPWYRRIPIVVAGPAMNYVLAYALFSFVFLLWGNPQPSTDPVVGDLVEGFPAKAAGLQPGDRFLTVDGKPVAAWSEVAGIIHLNPDRPIQMSVRRPGGGEMEFVVTPRRDTPTGQGLIGISPVMGYAPMPLGSALMAGGQQTVFWTRHTLSYLGEKIVHREKPDLAGPIGIATVISKSARSGIQDYLFLIALISLGIGLFNLFPIPMLDGGHLVFFLWEGIFRRPVTRRAVQAANAVGLSLLLGILVFATYSDIQRMRVKPSDAVAVQPK, encoded by the coding sequence ATGGATCTATTGATCGGCGGTTTAGGCGTGGTGTTCGCTTTCGGCTTGGTGGTGTTTGTCCACGAGTTCGGGCATTTCATTGTGGCCAAAAAGTCCGGGGTTCGAGTGGATCGTTTTTCGTTCGGGCTGGGACCCGAAATGTTCGGCTTTCAATGGGGGGAGACGCGCTACTGTGTGGCGTGGATCCCCCTGGGGGGAGAAGTTCGCATGGCCGGGGAAATGGAACCGGGCGGAGATCCCAAGGCGGTGCGCGATCCCCGGGAGTTCTTCGCCAAGCCTTGGTATCGGCGGATCCCCATTGTCGTGGCCGGGCCGGCCATGAATTACGTGTTGGCTTACGCGTTGTTCAGTTTCGTTTTTCTCCTCTGGGGAAACCCCCAACCGTCCACCGATCCAGTGGTGGGCGATCTCGTGGAAGGGTTTCCGGCGAAGGCCGCCGGGCTCCAGCCGGGGGACCGGTTTTTGACCGTGGATGGGAAGCCGGTGGCCGCCTGGTCCGAGGTGGCCGGAATCATCCATCTGAACCCGGATCGACCGATCCAGATGAGCGTCCGCCGTCCGGGGGGCGGTGAAATGGAATTCGTGGTGACGCCGCGCCGGGATACACCGACGGGCCAGGGGTTGATCGGCATCTCCCCCGTGATGGGGTACGCTCCCATGCCGCTCGGTTCCGCGTTGATGGCGGGGGGGCAACAGACGGTGTTTTGGACCCGGCACACCTTGTCGTATTTGGGAGAAAAAATCGTCCACCGGGAGAAACCCGATTTGGCCGGGCCCATCGGGATCGCCACGGTTATATCCAAATCAGCCCGGAGCGGCATTCAGGATTATCTTTTCTTGATCGCCTTGATTTCTCTCGGGATCGGTCTCTTCAATCTGTTCCCTATCCCGATGTTGGACGGAGGCCATTTGGTTTTCTTCCTTTGGGAAGGCATTTTCCGCCGACCGGTGACGCGCCGAGCCGTCCAAGCCGCGAACGCGGTGGGGCTCTCCCTTCTTCTGGGGATCCTGGTCTTCGCCACCTATTCCGACATTCAGCGGATGAGGGTCAAACCCTCCGACGCCGTCGCGGTCCAACCCAAGTAA
- the uppS gene encoding di-trans,poly-cis-decaprenylcistransferase has translation MPSLLRSPKSTAPRGGDGQSFAPAVLPDGFDRSRLPRHVAVIMDGNGRWAKERGLPRLMGHRAGAESVREIVRVSGEWGIEALTLFAFSTENWSRSPQEVRGLMSLLVHTLRREVRELDRNGVQLRAIGRIEGLPASVQKELRRTIDALSGNRGVLLTLALNYGGRQEIVDAARAALAAGETISEESISRHLQTAPLLDPDLLIRTSGEYRLSNFLLWQSAYTELYVTPVYWPDFRKKQFSDAIADYQRRERRFGAA, from the coding sequence ATGCCTTCCCTTCTCCGCTCTCCAAAGTCCACAGCCCCCCGGGGGGGGGACGGACAATCCTTTGCTCCGGCCGTTCTTCCTGACGGCTTCGATCGGTCCCGCTTGCCGCGCCACGTGGCGGTGATCATGGACGGCAACGGGCGGTGGGCAAAAGAACGCGGTCTGCCTCGGCTCATGGGGCATCGGGCGGGGGCCGAGAGCGTGCGGGAAATCGTTCGTGTCTCGGGAGAATGGGGAATCGAAGCGCTCACCCTCTTCGCCTTTTCAACGGAAAATTGGTCCCGTTCGCCGCAAGAAGTGCGGGGGTTGATGAGTCTCCTGGTTCACACCCTGCGCAGGGAGGTCCGGGAGCTGGACCGGAACGGTGTCCAACTCCGGGCCATTGGGCGAATCGAAGGGCTTCCCGCGTCGGTTCAAAAGGAGCTTCGGCGAACCATCGACGCGTTGTCCGGAAACCGGGGCGTCCTCTTGACGCTGGCCTTGAATTACGGAGGACGACAGGAAATCGTCGACGCCGCGCGAGCCGCGTTGGCGGCGGGGGAGACGATCTCAGAAGAGTCCATTTCCCGGCATCTTCAAACAGCGCCCCTCCTGGACCCGGACCTTCTCATCCGGACCTCCGGCGAATACCGGCTTTCGAACTTCCTCCTCTGGCAGTCCGCTTACACGGAACTTTACGTCACACCCGTCTATTGGCCGGATTTTCGGAAGAAACAGTTCAGCGACGCGATCGCGGACTACCAGCGGCGTGAGCGTCGTTTCGGGGCCGCCTGA
- a CDS encoding UMP kinase → MKLKPVRRVVLKLSGEALLGRSGGGGIDVDALFRIAQELNSARKAHHQIAVVVGGGNIWRGGRGQGKELDRVISDQMGMLATLVNALALQDALEQTGVPTRVLSAMEVAKVAEPYIRRRAIRHLEKGRIVIFAAGTGNPFFSTDTAAALRASEIEAGAVLKATQVDGVYDADPHKNPRAKKYKNLTLLQALRDRLGVMDATALSLCLENKIPVRVFNLKEPGNIRRAISGENVGTLVTP, encoded by the coding sequence ATTAAACTGAAACCCGTCCGCCGCGTCGTCCTGAAACTTTCGGGCGAGGCTCTATTGGGCCGCTCGGGAGGAGGGGGGATCGACGTGGACGCGTTGTTCCGGATCGCCCAGGAACTGAACTCGGCGCGGAAAGCCCACCACCAAATCGCGGTGGTGGTGGGGGGCGGAAACATTTGGCGGGGCGGGCGCGGGCAGGGAAAAGAGTTGGACCGGGTGATTTCCGACCAGATGGGCATGTTAGCGACCCTGGTGAATGCCCTGGCCCTCCAGGACGCCTTGGAACAGACGGGGGTGCCGACGCGCGTCCTGTCGGCCATGGAAGTGGCGAAGGTGGCCGAACCTTACATTCGGCGGCGTGCCATTCGGCACCTTGAAAAAGGACGGATCGTTATTTTCGCCGCCGGGACGGGGAACCCCTTCTTCTCGACGGACACCGCCGCGGCGCTCCGGGCCTCGGAAATCGAGGCGGGCGCCGTTCTGAAAGCCACGCAAGTGGACGGCGTTTATGACGCCGATCCCCATAAGAATCCGCGCGCCAAAAAATACAAGAACTTGACTCTGCTCCAGGCCCTGCGGGACCGGTTGGGCGTCATGGACGCCACGGCGCTTTCGCTTTGTTTGGAAAACAAAATCCCTGTCCGCGTCTTCAACTTAAAGGAACCCGGGAACATTCGCCGGGCCATTTCGGGCGAAAACGTGGGAACCCTCGTGACCCCGTAA
- a CDS encoding 1-deoxy-D-xylulose-5-phosphate reductoisomerase translates to MRRIAILGSTGSIGMNALDVVRRLNRGGDSIRVSALSARANLPALQRQIMEFRPALAVVGEPEAGSILSRWARGRRLKLSVKTGLPGLVQAAAWPGVELVLSAVVGAVGLTPLVAALRAGKKVALANKEALIVAGEFLMQTARRHGAEILPVDSEHSAMFQCLGGRTGPGAGVRRLILTASGGAFYRRKGSLSNVSVEEALHHPTWTMGRKITVDCATLTNKGLEAIEAHHLFNVPLDKIEIVIHPQSIVHSLVEFEDGSMLAQLSHPDMRLPIQYALTHPDRRPTPVRPLQLDEIRKLEFHKPNFHRFPCLSLALEAGRRGGAWPAVFNGANEVAVQAFLDRRLSFTGIPRLCRAVMDRRRPSGKERGLPAILAADAWARREAHSLLA, encoded by the coding sequence TTGAGGCGGATCGCGATCCTGGGATCCACGGGATCCATCGGTATGAACGCGCTCGACGTCGTACGCCGACTGAACCGCGGTGGCGATTCGATCCGCGTTTCCGCCCTTTCGGCGCGGGCCAACCTCCCGGCGCTCCAACGGCAAATCATGGAATTTAGGCCGGCTCTCGCGGTGGTGGGGGAACCGGAGGCGGGTTCAATTCTCTCCCGTTGGGCGCGGGGTCGCCGGCTCAAGTTGAGCGTGAAGACGGGGCTTCCTGGGTTGGTCCAGGCGGCGGCCTGGCCGGGGGTGGAGTTGGTCCTGTCGGCGGTGGTGGGCGCGGTGGGTCTGACTCCTCTGGTGGCCGCTCTGCGGGCCGGCAAGAAGGTCGCCCTGGCCAATAAAGAAGCGTTGATTGTCGCGGGCGAATTTCTGATGCAAACCGCCCGCCGCCACGGGGCCGAAATCCTTCCGGTGGACAGCGAACATTCCGCGATGTTTCAATGTCTGGGAGGCCGGACCGGGCCCGGCGCCGGCGTGCGTCGATTGATTTTAACCGCCTCGGGCGGCGCATTTTATCGTCGGAAAGGGTCGCTCTCGAACGTGAGCGTGGAGGAGGCGCTCCACCACCCGACCTGGACGATGGGCCGCAAAATCACCGTCGACTGCGCCACGCTGACGAACAAGGGGTTGGAGGCCATTGAGGCCCACCATCTTTTCAACGTGCCCCTGGACAAAATTGAAATCGTGATCCATCCTCAATCCATCGTGCACTCCTTGGTGGAATTTGAGGATGGGTCCATGCTGGCCCAGCTGTCTCATCCCGATATGCGCCTTCCGATCCAATACGCGCTCACCCACCCGGACCGCCGTCCAACGCCTGTGCGTCCCTTGCAATTGGACGAAATTCGGAAACTTGAATTCCATAAACCGAATTTTCATCGCTTTCCCTGTTTGTCCTTGGCGTTGGAAGCGGGTCGACGGGGGGGGGCGTGGCCCGCCGTGTTTAACGGCGCCAACGAGGTCGCCGTCCAGGCCTTTTTGGATCGCCGGCTTTCTTTCACCGGCATTCCACGGCTTTGCCGTGCGGTGATGGACCGGCGGCGACCGTCGGGGAAAGAACGGGGTTTGCCGGCCATTCTGGCGGCGGATGCCTGGGCCCGGCGCGAGGCCCATTCGCTCTTGGCGTAA
- a CDS encoding proline--tRNA ligase: protein MRLSRYLLPTLKELPSDADTVSARLMLRAGMIRKVASGLYEWLPFGLRVLRKVERIVREEMDRVGGLEVWLPVVQPKSLWEESGRWGAYGREMMRLKDRKDTEFCLAPTAEEVITDLVRREVRSYRELPLLLYQFGTKFRDEVRPRFGVMRAREFYMKDAYSFHADEASAESTYKMVLEAYTRIFTRCGLKFRPVEADTGAIGGNFSHEFMVLAETGEETIASCAACGYAANVERAESLPLPAESGDALPPEEVSTPGAGSVEAVAKLLNAPKEKFIKTVFYVADGQPVVALVRGDLELNEHKLQRVLGAKVMFKAGNDVYRQVAGCEPGFAGPVQLKATLVADTSVMGVVNGISGANKTDVHLRHINPGRDFNPERVADIRMVKEKDPCPKCKSALSFFKGIEVGHAFKLGTKYSVAMNAGFLGEKGVKTPFVMGCYGIGVSRVVAAAIEQSNDAEGIRWSGGLAPFDVMVLPLSVEEPRLMEATERLEKELTAAGLEVLVDDRDQRAGVKFKDADLLGIPWRVTVGEKKLALGHVEIKRRGAGESMDVALDRATAILVSERGKPAAD from the coding sequence ATGCGACTCTCCCGGTATCTCCTTCCCACACTCAAAGAATTGCCGTCGGACGCCGATACGGTTTCGGCGCGGCTGATGCTTCGGGCGGGAATGATCCGCAAAGTGGCCAGCGGGTTGTACGAATGGCTTCCGTTTGGTTTGCGCGTCTTGAGAAAGGTGGAGCGAATTGTTCGGGAGGAAATGGACCGCGTCGGGGGCCTGGAGGTCTGGCTTCCGGTGGTTCAGCCCAAGAGCCTTTGGGAAGAGTCCGGCCGCTGGGGAGCCTACGGTCGGGAAATGATGCGGTTGAAAGACCGCAAGGACACGGAATTCTGTCTGGCCCCGACGGCCGAGGAAGTCATCACCGACCTGGTTCGACGGGAGGTTCGTTCTTATCGCGAGCTTCCGCTTCTCCTGTATCAGTTCGGAACCAAATTTCGGGATGAGGTTCGTCCCCGGTTCGGCGTCATGCGGGCCCGAGAATTTTATATGAAGGATGCGTATTCTTTTCACGCCGACGAGGCCAGCGCCGAATCCACCTACAAAATGGTCCTGGAGGCCTACACCCGCATTTTTACCCGGTGCGGTCTTAAGTTTCGACCGGTGGAGGCGGACACGGGGGCCATCGGCGGCAACTTTTCCCACGAGTTCATGGTTCTGGCGGAGACGGGGGAGGAAACCATCGCTTCTTGCGCGGCCTGCGGCTACGCGGCCAACGTGGAACGGGCCGAATCCCTGCCGCTTCCGGCGGAGTCCGGCGATGCGCTCCCGCCCGAGGAGGTCTCCACGCCCGGGGCCGGGTCGGTGGAGGCGGTGGCCAAGCTGTTGAATGCGCCGAAAGAAAAATTCATCAAAACCGTTTTCTACGTGGCCGACGGCCAACCGGTGGTGGCCCTCGTCCGGGGAGACCTGGAACTGAACGAACATAAGCTCCAGCGGGTTCTCGGGGCCAAAGTGATGTTCAAGGCGGGGAACGACGTCTACCGCCAGGTGGCGGGTTGCGAGCCGGGATTCGCGGGCCCCGTCCAACTGAAAGCGACGCTCGTGGCCGACACCAGCGTGATGGGCGTCGTCAACGGGATTTCCGGCGCGAACAAGACGGATGTTCACCTCCGCCACATCAACCCCGGCCGCGATTTCAATCCGGAACGGGTGGCCGACATCCGGATGGTGAAAGAAAAAGACCCTTGCCCAAAATGCAAATCTGCATTAAGCTTCTTTAAGGGCATCGAAGTGGGGCATGCCTTCAAACTGGGGACCAAATATTCCGTGGCCATGAACGCGGGGTTCCTGGGGGAGAAGGGCGTCAAAACCCCTTTCGTCATGGGCTGTTACGGCATCGGGGTGAGCCGCGTGGTGGCCGCCGCCATCGAACAGTCCAACGACGCCGAAGGCATTCGGTGGTCGGGAGGGCTGGCGCCGTTCGACGTGATGGTACTTCCGCTCAGCGTGGAGGAGCCCCGCTTGATGGAGGCGACGGAACGTTTGGAGAAAGAATTGACCGCCGCGGGGCTGGAGGTTCTGGTCGACGACCGGGACCAGCGGGCCGGTGTCAAGTTTAAGGACGCGGATCTGCTGGGCATCCCCTGGCGGGTCACGGTGGGCGAGAAAAAATTGGCCTTGGGTCATGTGGAAATAAAACGGCGCGGGGCCGGAGAATCCATGGACGTGGCTCTCGATCGGGCCACGGCGATCCTGGTGTCTGAGCGGGGGAAACCCGCGGCGGATTGA
- a CDS encoding cyclic nucleotide-binding domain-containing protein, with protein sequence MPFDDTLFIKRNVDILSFFTDDKIRQITAELVHQTFKSGQTVVFQGEISHNFFILKSGSAQVFSKSGGNKVLLGELKAGDFFGEISLLDSTTADATIRSTADNTEVLMVPHDTFKRFLRENPGLELSLRERVAARIRQKAEALRARTAPPPPGGAK encoded by the coding sequence ATGCCATTCGATGATACGCTGTTTATTAAACGGAACGTGGACATTTTGTCTTTTTTTACCGACGACAAAATCCGACAGATCACGGCGGAACTGGTTCATCAGACCTTCAAGAGCGGCCAAACCGTGGTGTTCCAGGGGGAGATCAGCCACAACTTTTTCATCCTGAAAAGCGGGAGCGCCCAGGTCTTTTCGAAATCCGGCGGGAACAAGGTGCTTCTGGGGGAATTGAAGGCGGGCGATTTCTTTGGGGAAATATCGCTCCTGGATTCCACCACGGCCGACGCGACCATTCGTTCCACGGCGGACAACACCGAAGTCCTCATGGTCCCCCACGACACCTTCAAGCGCTTCTTGCGGGAAAACCCCGGATTGGAATTGTCCTTGAGGGAACGGGTGGCCGCCCGGATTCGGCAGAAGGCGGAAGCCCTCCGGGCTCGCACGGCCCCGCCTCCCCCCGGCGGGGCGAAGTAA
- a CDS encoding phosphatidate cytidylyltransferase, with protein MVLPRLLTALVLAPLFLWALFLGSVPFMVFMWMLILLALWEFQHMAEAGGYATQGMAGIVAGGAVTLSLLFPGVRHQLPFEAQAPAFAVMLALLILVLRELFRKDKGVSMLRLAMSLTSLLLIVWPLGYFALLRDLRGTTEALRNGGFQAALFLVVLIWTQDTAAWAVGMSIGKHRLAPAVSPKKSWEGALGGLVAAVLVSLALRETWMKDLFGRGEIVVLAIVLGVLAQFSDLAESLMKRCFGVKDSSALLPGHGGVLDRFDSFLLSSPFLYFYLISVGKVGMF; from the coding sequence ATGGTGCTTCCTCGCCTCCTCACTGCGTTGGTCCTGGCGCCCCTGTTCCTTTGGGCGTTGTTTCTGGGGAGCGTCCCCTTTATGGTTTTCATGTGGATGTTGATCCTCTTGGCTTTGTGGGAATTTCAACACATGGCGGAGGCGGGGGGGTATGCCACCCAAGGAATGGCTGGGATCGTGGCGGGGGGGGCCGTGACGCTGTCCCTCCTTTTCCCGGGGGTGCGGCATCAACTTCCCTTCGAGGCCCAGGCCCCGGCCTTCGCCGTCATGCTGGCGCTGTTGATTCTGGTTTTGCGGGAATTATTTCGAAAAGACAAAGGGGTCTCCATGTTGCGGCTGGCGATGTCGCTGACGAGCCTCCTCCTGATCGTTTGGCCGCTGGGGTATTTTGCTCTCCTGCGCGATTTGCGTGGAACCACGGAGGCTCTTCGAAACGGCGGGTTTCAGGCCGCGCTCTTTTTGGTGGTGTTGATTTGGACCCAAGACACGGCGGCCTGGGCGGTGGGGATGTCCATTGGAAAGCATCGCCTGGCCCCGGCGGTGAGCCCCAAAAAATCCTGGGAGGGGGCCCTGGGGGGCCTGGTCGCCGCGGTTCTCGTCTCTCTGGCCCTTCGCGAAACTTGGATGAAAGACCTTTTCGGTCGCGGCGAAATTGTTGTTTTGGCCATCGTCCTGGGGGTGTTGGCCCAGTTTTCGGATTTGGCCGAATCCTTGATGAAACGGTGTTTCGGCGTGAAAGATTCCTCGGCCCTTTTGCCGGGGCATGGGGGCGTTTTGGATCGGTTTGATTCGTTTTTGCTTTCCTCGCCTTTCTTGTATTTCTATTTGATCTCGGTCGGCAAGGTGGGGATGTTTTGA
- the frr gene encoding ribosome recycling factor: protein MSNVPPAVQPTFNEAEGKMKKSLEKLFQEFSALRSGHATGTLLDHIKVDYYGTHTPLKQLAAVGLPDGRTIEIKPWDVGSLQAIEKAIQTSDLGLTPNNDGKLIRLVIPMLTEERRKEMVRAVRKIAEDFRVAIRNDRRDAMEKIKKAEKDKVLTEDQRKTAEGALQALTDLYVKRVDDGLAAKEKDILTI from the coding sequence ATGTCCAACGTCCCCCCCGCCGTCCAGCCGACCTTCAACGAAGCCGAAGGGAAAATGAAAAAATCCCTGGAAAAGCTCTTTCAGGAATTTTCGGCCCTCCGATCGGGCCACGCCACCGGAACTCTTTTGGATCACATCAAGGTGGACTATTATGGGACCCACACGCCGCTCAAGCAGTTGGCCGCCGTGGGGTTGCCGGATGGGCGGACCATTGAAATCAAACCCTGGGACGTGGGATCGCTTCAGGCCATTGAGAAAGCCATTCAAACCTCCGACCTGGGGCTCACGCCCAACAACGATGGAAAACTCATCCGCTTGGTGATCCCCATGCTGACGGAAGAGCGTCGGAAAGAAATGGTTCGGGCGGTCCGCAAGATCGCCGAAGATTTCCGTGTCGCCATCCGTAACGACCGGCGGGACGCCATGGAAAAGATCAAGAAAGCCGAAAAGGATAAAGTCTTGACCGAGGACCAACGCAAAACCGCCGAGGGAGCCCTTCAGGCCCTGACGGATCTTTACGTGAAGCGAGTGGACGACGGGCTCGCGGCCAAGGAAAAAGACATTCTGACCATTTAA
- the tsf gene encoding translation elongation factor Ts, with amino-acid sequence MAEITSEAVAKLRGKTGAGLMDCKRALTQTGGDFEKAILVVREQGSASAAKRSGRVTGDGLVTSYVDPAGKSAVLMELNCETDFVARTEDFQNFLTELAQEAGRANPAWKTPADAPQDRLRDVAAKVKENIQLRNGRFTRFDRVAPGIFAVYIHPSAPYGKVGVLLELGVAGDGAAALEKEEAKALARDLAMQIAAASPRFVRKEDVSADVVEQEGAIAKEQARREGKPEKIWDKIVQGKIQQYYGQFCLMEQPFVKPVEGQKPPTVGQVVEQVSKKVGATLIPRRFVRLKVGEED; translated from the coding sequence ATGGCGGAGATCACAAGCGAAGCGGTGGCCAAGCTCCGGGGAAAAACCGGGGCGGGGTTGATGGATTGTAAGCGCGCGTTGACCCAAACGGGCGGCGATTTTGAAAAGGCGATCTTGGTCGTTCGGGAGCAAGGGTCGGCCTCGGCGGCCAAGCGCTCCGGGCGCGTGACGGGGGACGGGCTCGTGACGTCCTACGTTGACCCGGCGGGAAAATCCGCGGTGTTGATGGAGCTGAATTGCGAGACGGACTTCGTGGCCCGCACCGAGGACTTTCAGAATTTCCTGACGGAGTTGGCCCAAGAAGCCGGCCGGGCGAATCCGGCCTGGAAGACGCCGGCGGACGCCCCGCAGGACCGTTTGCGGGACGTGGCGGCGAAGGTCAAAGAAAACATTCAATTGCGGAACGGCCGTTTCACCCGGTTCGACCGGGTGGCCCCCGGGATTTTCGCCGTCTACATCCATCCGTCGGCCCCCTATGGGAAAGTGGGCGTACTCCTGGAGCTCGGCGTGGCGGGGGACGGCGCGGCGGCGCTTGAAAAAGAGGAAGCCAAGGCCCTGGCTCGGGACCTGGCCATGCAGATCGCGGCCGCGAGCCCGCGGTTCGTCCGGAAGGAGGATGTTTCGGCGGACGTGGTGGAGCAGGAAGGGGCGATCGCCAAGGAACAAGCTCGGCGCGAGGGCAAACCCGAAAAAATATGGGATAAGATCGTGCAAGGGAAGATCCAACAATACTACGGTCAGTTCTGTTTGATGGAACAACCTTTTGTAAAGCCGGTGGAGGGTCAAAAACCTCCCACGGTGGGGCAGGTGGTGGAGCAGGTGTCGAAGAAAGTGGGCGCCACCCTGATCCCTCGCCGGTTCGTCCGCTTGAAAGTGGGCGAGGAAGATTAA